From the genome of Bradyrhizobium elkanii USDA 76, one region includes:
- a CDS encoding NIPSNAP family protein, giving the protein MIYELRTYTVRPGTVGEMVKAASTISRDIRADNFGKLEGYWITEIGPLNQVMHMWSYADLNERARLRAELARNPRWTGEYIPVIRPLLVRQEVRLLNAIIPPVAPATSGNIYEFRNYRAKPVGGAKQWLDLITGVMPEREKYSKIVGLWTTEAGQPNEVCHIWAYPDLNARAAARGNAMKDPAWLEFLSKGTQVLEEMHSTIMLPAPHSPLQ; this is encoded by the coding sequence ATGATCTATGAGCTGCGCACCTACACGGTACGTCCAGGCACCGTCGGCGAGATGGTGAAGGCTGCGAGCACGATCTCGCGCGATATCCGCGCCGACAATTTCGGCAAGCTGGAGGGCTACTGGATCACCGAGATCGGTCCACTCAATCAGGTCATGCACATGTGGAGCTACGCCGATCTCAACGAGCGGGCGCGGCTGCGCGCCGAGCTCGCCAGGAACCCGCGCTGGACCGGCGAGTATATTCCGGTGATCCGTCCGCTGCTGGTGCGCCAGGAGGTGCGGCTGCTCAATGCAATCATCCCGCCGGTGGCGCCGGCGACATCAGGCAATATCTACGAATTCCGCAACTATCGCGCCAAGCCGGTCGGCGGCGCCAAGCAATGGCTCGATCTGATCACCGGCGTGATGCCGGAGCGCGAGAAATACTCCAAGATCGTCGGTCTCTGGACCACCGAAGCCGGGCAGCCCAACGAGGTCTGCCACATCTGGGCCTATCCCGATCTCAACGCCCGCGCTGCCGCACGCGGCAACGCGATGAAGGATCCAGCCTGGCTGGAATTTTTGAGCAAGGGCACGCAGGTGCTCGAGGAGATGCACTCGACCATCATGCTGCCGGCGCCGCATTCGCCATTGCAGTAA
- a CDS encoding RrF2 family transcriptional regulator, with amino-acid sequence MRLTSFTDFALRALMRLAGEPDRSFATSAIAAEFEISRNHLAKVVRDLADAGFIATQRGAGGGFSLARPAETITLGEVVRALEGGSALVECFRDDGGDCLLLPRCRLKAKLAAAREAFMRELDGTTLAECAYLPRPVRHPARAS; translated from the coding sequence ATGCGCCTGACATCGTTCACGGATTTTGCGCTCCGCGCCCTGATGCGGCTGGCCGGCGAGCCGGACCGGTCGTTTGCGACCAGCGCGATCGCGGCCGAGTTCGAGATTTCCCGCAATCACCTTGCCAAGGTGGTGCGCGACCTTGCTGACGCCGGCTTCATTGCCACCCAGCGCGGCGCTGGCGGCGGGTTTTCGCTGGCGCGGCCGGCGGAGACCATCACCCTCGGCGAGGTGGTCCGCGCGCTGGAGGGCGGCAGCGCGCTGGTCGAATGTTTCAGGGATGATGGCGGAGACTGCCTGCTGCTGCCGCGCTGCCGGCTGAAGGCGAAGCTTGCGGCGGCGCGCGAGGCCTTCATGCGCGAGCTCGACGGGACGACGCTCGCCGAATGCGCCTACCTGCCGCGTCCCGTCCGCCATCCCGCGAGGGCATCATGA
- a CDS encoding carotenoid oxygenase family protein encodes MLDQVTSNAARTNLAPIPFEADAPFLKISGELPRELNGTLYRNGPNPQFEAPGAHWFVGDGMLHAFHIENGRASYRNRWVRTPKWQAEHDAGRALFGGFGRKLPDAPATTTTDGGVANTNIIFHGGRLLALEEGHLPTEIEPGTLNRLGYCDYKGAISGPFTAHPKIDPVTGEMVFFGYNAAGPLTPALSFGAVSSSGVVTRFERFEAPYASMVHDFIVTENHVLFPILPITGSMQRAMRGQAPYAWEPEKGAYVGVMKRSGASKDIVWFRAETCYVFHVMNAWEDGNRIIADVMQFEEAPLFNHPDGSPTDPRKNRARYCRWTFDLSGNTDRFTQTYLDDLTGEFPRVDDRRAGFASNHGWYACANPDLPMFGALSGVVHVDGRGKRLGHYLLPAGDTISEPVFVERGADAAEGDGWLLAVVWRARENRSDLAVFNAQDVEAGPTALVHLGHRVPDGFHGNWVGAE; translated from the coding sequence ATGCTCGACCAGGTCACATCCAATGCGGCGCGCACCAATCTGGCGCCGATCCCATTCGAAGCCGACGCGCCGTTCCTGAAGATCTCGGGCGAATTGCCGCGCGAGCTGAACGGCACGCTCTATCGCAACGGTCCCAATCCGCAGTTCGAGGCGCCGGGTGCGCACTGGTTCGTCGGCGACGGCATGCTGCACGCCTTCCATATCGAGAACGGCCGCGCCAGCTATCGCAACCGCTGGGTCCGCACGCCGAAATGGCAGGCCGAGCACGACGCCGGCCGCGCGCTGTTCGGCGGCTTCGGCCGCAAGCTGCCGGATGCGCCGGCAACGACCACGACCGACGGCGGCGTCGCCAACACCAACATCATCTTCCATGGCGGCCGCCTGCTCGCGCTGGAGGAAGGCCATCTGCCGACCGAGATCGAGCCCGGCACGCTCAATCGCCTCGGCTATTGCGACTACAAGGGTGCGATCTCCGGTCCCTTCACCGCGCATCCCAAGATCGATCCGGTCACCGGCGAGATGGTGTTCTTCGGCTACAACGCCGCAGGCCCGCTGACGCCGGCACTGTCGTTCGGCGCGGTCAGTTCGTCCGGCGTGGTGACGCGGTTCGAGCGCTTCGAGGCGCCCTATGCCAGCATGGTGCACGACTTCATCGTCACCGAGAATCATGTGCTGTTTCCGATCCTGCCGATCACCGGCAGCATGCAGCGCGCGATGCGCGGACAGGCGCCCTATGCCTGGGAGCCGGAGAAAGGCGCCTATGTCGGCGTGATGAAGCGCAGCGGCGCGTCAAAGGACATCGTCTGGTTCCGCGCCGAGACCTGCTACGTTTTCCACGTGATGAACGCGTGGGAGGACGGCAACCGCATCATCGCCGACGTGATGCAGTTCGAGGAAGCGCCGCTGTTCAATCATCCCGACGGCTCGCCGACCGACCCGCGGAAGAACCGCGCGCGCTATTGCCGCTGGACCTTCGACCTCTCCGGCAACACCGACCGCTTCACGCAAACCTATCTCGACGACCTTACCGGAGAATTCCCCCGCGTCGACGATCGCCGCGCCGGATTTGCCAGCAATCACGGCTGGTACGCCTGCGCCAACCCCGATCTGCCGATGTTCGGTGCGCTGTCGGGCGTCGTGCATGTCGACGGGCGTGGCAAGCGGCTCGGCCATTATCTGCTGCCCGCCGGCGATACGATCTCCGAGCCTGTGTTCGTCGAGCGCGGCGCTGACGCCGCGGAAGGCGACGGCTGGCTGCTCGCGGTGGTCTGGCGCGCCCGCGAAAACCGCAGCGACCTCGCCGTGTTCAACGCGCAAGATGTCGAAGCGGGCCCGACCGCGCTGGTCCATCTCGGTCACCGCGTGCCGGATGGATTCCACGGCAATTGGGTGGGGGCGGAGTAG
- a CDS encoding SET domain-containing protein — translation MPTISSNKPYRVGRSRTGLGLFATKPIKKGTKIIRYFGPLLDSKKKDEDAIENKYLFELTNRWTIDGSVRENVARYINHACRPNAESDVRPRKRKVFIRAIKDIEPGDEINYDYGTDYFKAYLKPIGCKCDACEKKRKKKRAEARAERVRLKERAERKAQRKAEKLAEERARQRKAKKAAQANGKLANGTALNGKHLNGHSLINTAGKKVASSKRGTARALNA, via the coding sequence ATGCCCACGATATCATCCAACAAGCCCTATCGCGTCGGCCGTTCCCGGACCGGTCTTGGCCTTTTCGCCACCAAGCCGATCAAGAAAGGCACCAAGATCATCCGCTATTTCGGGCCGTTGCTCGACTCGAAGAAGAAGGATGAGGACGCGATCGAGAACAAATATCTGTTCGAGCTCACCAACCGTTGGACCATCGACGGCTCGGTCCGCGAGAACGTCGCTCGCTATATCAACCACGCCTGCAGGCCGAACGCGGAATCCGACGTTCGCCCACGCAAGCGCAAGGTGTTCATCCGCGCCATCAAGGACATCGAGCCGGGCGACGAAATCAATTACGACTACGGAACCGACTATTTCAAAGCCTATCTGAAGCCGATCGGCTGCAAGTGCGATGCCTGCGAGAAGAAGCGCAAGAAGAAGCGCGCGGAGGCGAGGGCGGAGCGGGTGCGGCTGAAGGAAAGGGCTGAGCGGAAGGCACAGCGCAAGGCCGAGAAGCTCGCCGAGGAGCGGGCCAGGCAGCGGAAGGCGAAGAAGGCTGCCCAAGCAAACGGCAAGCTCGCCAACGGCACGGCGCTGAACGGCAAACACCTCAATGGCCACAGCCTGATCAACACGGCGGGCAAGAAGGTTGCCTCGTCGAAGCGCGGCACCGCTCGGGCGCTGAACGCCTGA
- a CDS encoding DUF6522 family protein — protein MTTIAFADGAFEVDANIVAEGLGIAVPLLQAGMRSGAITTRSERGLDADQGRHRLTFFSGSKRFRLVIDEHGTIIQRSTLDFGNAPLPRAAHRPSG, from the coding sequence ATGACGACGATCGCATTCGCGGACGGCGCGTTCGAGGTTGACGCCAATATCGTCGCCGAGGGCCTCGGTATCGCAGTTCCGCTGCTGCAGGCCGGGATGCGCTCGGGCGCGATCACGACGCGCTCGGAGCGCGGGCTCGACGCCGATCAGGGGCGCCATCGCCTCACATTCTTCTCGGGGAGCAAGCGTTTCCGTCTCGTCATCGACGAGCACGGCACGATCATCCAGCGCTCGACGCTGGATTTCGGCAATGCCCCGTTGCCACGCGCGGCGCACCGGCCGAGCGGCTAG
- a CDS encoding inner membrane-spanning protein YciB, giving the protein MKSVFARLASDFLSTIVFLVVYFATDNVLIATGVAIAGAIAQVVYARVKGQALGYMTWASLGLVIVLGGATLFTNDPRFVLAKPAIGHIAIGAIMLKRGWMLRYLPPIVTETIPEYATLAGYAWAGLMFILAAGTIAIAATGDMKLWAFYVSVVLVGTKVAAFAIQYVAFRFLVGSRLRAAARA; this is encoded by the coding sequence ATGAAGAGCGTATTTGCCAGGCTTGCGAGCGACTTCCTCTCCACCATCGTCTTCCTGGTGGTCTATTTTGCCACCGACAATGTCCTGATCGCCACCGGTGTTGCGATCGCGGGCGCGATTGCCCAAGTGGTCTATGCGCGCGTCAAGGGACAGGCGCTCGGCTACATGACCTGGGCGAGCCTTGGGCTGGTGATCGTGCTCGGCGGCGCGACGCTTTTCACCAACGATCCGCGCTTCGTGCTGGCGAAGCCCGCGATCGGCCACATCGCGATCGGCGCGATCATGCTCAAGCGCGGCTGGATGCTGCGTTATTTGCCGCCGATCGTGACCGAGACGATTCCGGAATACGCCACCCTCGCCGGCTACGCCTGGGCCGGGCTGATGTTCATCCTCGCCGCCGGCACCATCGCAATCGCAGCGACCGGCGACATGAAGCTGTGGGCGTTCTATGTGTCGGTGGTGCTGGTCGGCACCAAGGTCGCCGCCTTCGCGATCCAGTATGTCGCCTTCCGCTTCCTGGTCGGAAGCCGGCTGCGCGCCGCCGCCCGCGCCTGA
- a CDS encoding TetR/AcrR family transcriptional regulator, which yields MARISKENKATRAARAPTRRVARTAATRPAQRRRANDTPYHHGDLHEALLKAAERVLERDGLAGLTLRAVAREAGVSHAAPTHHFGDLTGLLSELAAIGFRQFGLAMAAADASAATTPEKGVASAKAYVAYAQAHPGMYGLMFRSERLDHSRPSLHEASEASFAGLTRGVGASRHEQISKEQLTLDQAAAIASAWSLVHGFTMLLLDGRLKTILDRSPEGTSAEMLLTAMLRLSAGRSARQ from the coding sequence ATGGCAAGAATCTCCAAAGAAAACAAGGCGACTCGCGCGGCACGCGCCCCGACCCGCCGGGTTGCCCGGACCGCGGCAACTCGTCCGGCCCAACGGCGCCGCGCCAACGACACGCCGTATCATCACGGCGATCTGCATGAGGCATTATTGAAGGCCGCCGAGCGCGTGCTCGAGCGTGATGGATTGGCGGGACTGACATTGCGTGCGGTGGCGCGCGAGGCGGGGGTGTCGCACGCCGCACCCACGCATCATTTCGGCGATCTCACCGGCTTGCTCAGTGAACTCGCGGCGATCGGTTTCCGGCAATTTGGCCTCGCGATGGCGGCTGCGGACGCTTCGGCGGCCACGACGCCCGAGAAGGGCGTGGCGAGCGCCAAGGCTTATGTTGCCTATGCCCAGGCACATCCCGGCATGTACGGGCTGATGTTCCGCAGTGAGCGGCTCGATCATTCGCGGCCGTCGCTGCACGAGGCATCCGAGGCTTCGTTCGCAGGGCTGACCCGCGGCGTCGGCGCCAGCCGGCATGAGCAGATTTCCAAGGAGCAGCTTACGCTGGACCAGGCCGCCGCGATCGCGTCCGCCTGGTCGCTGGTGCATGGTTTCACCATGCTGCTGCTCGACGGACGCCTCAAGACGATTCTGGATCGGTCGCCCGAGGGCACATCTGCGGAAATGTTGTTGACCGCGATGCTGCGATTGTCCGCGGGCCGCTCCGCGCGGCAATAA
- a CDS encoding group III truncated hemoglobin yields MTAAERREQITAGIVARTGINEAMIEQLVHAFYAKVRKDPMIGPVFGSRISNWEPHLAQMCAFWSSVALMTGRYHGTPMVKHMPLPIDAAHFDRWLELFEATAAELCPPDAAAHFIDRARRIASSLEMGVASGQGVMLGVGERYRRSEAGAVQ; encoded by the coding sequence ATGACAGCAGCAGAGCGCCGCGAGCAGATCACCGCCGGGATTGTCGCGCGGACCGGGATCAACGAGGCCATGATCGAGCAGCTGGTGCATGCCTTCTACGCCAAGGTCCGCAAGGACCCGATGATCGGGCCGGTGTTCGGGAGCAGGATCAGCAATTGGGAGCCGCATCTGGCCCAGATGTGCGCGTTCTGGTCCTCGGTTGCGCTGATGACCGGGCGCTATCACGGCACGCCGATGGTCAAGCATATGCCGCTGCCGATCGACGCCGCGCATTTCGACCGCTGGCTCGAACTGTTCGAGGCGACCGCGGCCGAGCTCTGCCCGCCTGACGCGGCGGCGCATTTCATCGATCGCGCGCGGCGCATCGCCTCGAGCCTCGAGATGGGCGTCGCGAGCGGACAGGGCGTGATGCTTGGGGTTGGCGAGAGATACAGGCGAAGCGAAGCAGGAGCAGTGCAATGA
- a CDS encoding DsbA family oxidoreductase, with translation MSDLKPLRLDIVSDVVCPWCYIGKHRIEDALKLVPDVPVEVHWRPFFLNNWVPREGISREEYLTAKFGSVDAYKGIAGRVVAAANEEGLTYHPELVKRQPNTIDCHRLIHWAEAKGKAAEMKQRLMELYFRDGGDLTDSNVLVQAAADVGLDADDVRKRLATDEDVALVSAQAQEAAEKGISGVPTFVFAQKYAVSGAQPAEQLARAIRQVSAEINAQAAQ, from the coding sequence ATGAGCGATCTGAAGCCGCTTCGCCTCGACATCGTCTCCGACGTCGTTTGCCCCTGGTGCTATATCGGCAAGCATCGCATCGAGGACGCGCTCAAGCTGGTGCCCGATGTGCCGGTCGAGGTCCATTGGCGGCCGTTCTTCCTCAACAATTGGGTGCCGCGCGAGGGCATCAGCCGCGAGGAATATCTCACCGCCAAGTTCGGCTCGGTCGATGCCTACAAGGGCATTGCCGGCCGCGTGGTCGCCGCCGCCAATGAGGAGGGGCTCACCTACCATCCCGAGCTCGTCAAGCGGCAGCCCAACACGATCGACTGCCATCGCCTGATCCACTGGGCCGAGGCCAAGGGCAAGGCGGCCGAGATGAAGCAGCGGCTGATGGAGCTGTATTTCCGCGACGGCGGCGATCTCACCGACAGCAACGTGCTGGTACAGGCAGCGGCCGATGTCGGGCTCGATGCCGACGACGTCCGCAAGCGTCTTGCCACCGACGAGGATGTCGCTCTGGTCTCGGCGCAGGCCCAGGAAGCCGCCGAGAAGGGGATTTCGGGCGTGCCGACCTTCGTGTTTGCGCAGAAATACGCGGTGTCCGGCGCCCAGCCGGCCGAGCAGCTCGCCCGCGCCATCCGCCAGGTCTCGGCCGAGATCAACGCGCAGGCGGCGCAGTAG
- a CDS encoding DUF429 domain-containing protein: protein MIAVGLDGFSRGWVAVTVDGDRRSISFHTDITDALSRPFDRAGIDIPIGMTDDGERDCDLLARARLRPHNSRVFTGARRWLWQQFDDPDLANAEAVRCGQSRVSRQLWHLGKKIMEVDAFVRANATRDIREVHPELVFLRLNRGEPLPRKKSEEGDALRRRLLKQSGFREIDRWLTQMRIGTGAKRDDVLDACAVALAAREPCGSVPEAASRDAYGLPMQVWF from the coding sequence TTGATTGCGGTCGGCCTCGACGGATTCTCCAGGGGCTGGGTCGCCGTCACGGTTGACGGCGACCGGCGCAGCATTTCCTTTCACACCGATATTACGGACGCGCTGTCGCGTCCGTTCGACCGCGCCGGGATCGATATCCCGATCGGCATGACCGATGACGGCGAGCGCGATTGCGACCTGCTTGCCCGCGCGCGTTTGCGTCCGCACAACTCGCGGGTCTTCACCGGCGCGCGGCGCTGGCTGTGGCAGCAGTTTGATGATCCCGATCTCGCGAATGCGGAAGCGGTGCGCTGCGGCCAGAGCCGCGTGTCGCGCCAGCTCTGGCATCTCGGCAAGAAGATCATGGAGGTCGACGCGTTCGTGCGCGCGAACGCCACGCGCGACATCCGCGAGGTGCATCCCGAACTGGTGTTCCTGCGGCTGAACCGCGGCGAGCCTTTGCCGCGCAAGAAGTCGGAGGAGGGCGATGCGCTCCGCCGCAGGCTGCTGAAGCAATCAGGCTTCCGCGAGATCGATCGCTGGCTCACCCAGATGCGGATCGGCACCGGCGCGAAGCGCGACGATGTGCTGGATGCGTGTGCAGTGGCGCTGGCTGCGCGCGAACCTTGCGGAAGCGTTCCTGAGGCCGCGTCGCGGGATGCCTATGGTTTGCCGATGCAGGTCTGGTTCTAG
- a CDS encoding helix-turn-helix domain-containing protein: MNAHASMARAEPAKPVPIGEHLREWRQRRHLSQLDLAVDAEISARHLSFVETGRSAPSRDMVLKLAERLDVPLRERNVLLVAAGFAPAFPQRSLDDPALKSAREAINLVLKAHEPNPALAYDRHWNLVSANRMVAPLLEGVPQRLLGQPFNILRLAFHPEGLAPRTVNLAEWAAHLLERLHRQCEATADPELLKLYQDLKSYPIPARSAPITTDNNVALPFKLRLNGEILSFISTTMVFGTPVDITLQELALETFFPADELTAERMRKMAASMK; encoded by the coding sequence ATGAACGCACACGCATCCATGGCGCGGGCCGAGCCCGCAAAACCTGTCCCGATCGGCGAGCACCTGCGCGAGTGGCGGCAGCGCCGCCATCTCAGCCAGCTCGACCTTGCCGTCGATGCCGAGATCTCGGCGCGGCATTTGAGCTTCGTCGAGACCGGCCGCTCGGCGCCGTCGCGCGACATGGTCCTCAAACTGGCGGAGCGCCTCGACGTGCCCCTACGCGAACGCAACGTGCTGCTGGTCGCCGCGGGTTTCGCGCCCGCATTCCCGCAACGCTCGCTCGATGATCCCGCGCTGAAATCGGCGCGGGAGGCCATCAACCTGGTGCTGAAGGCGCACGAGCCCAATCCGGCGCTGGCCTATGACCGGCACTGGAATCTGGTCTCCGCCAACCGCATGGTGGCGCCGCTGCTCGAGGGCGTGCCGCAGCGGCTGCTCGGCCAGCCCTTCAACATCCTGCGGCTTGCCTTCCACCCCGAGGGCCTCGCGCCGCGCACTGTGAACCTCGCGGAATGGGCCGCGCATCTTCTGGAGCGGCTGCATCGGCAATGCGAGGCAACGGCCGATCCGGAGCTGCTCAAGCTCTATCAGGACCTGAAGTCCTATCCGATCCCGGCGCGGTCGGCCCCGATTACCACCGACAACAACGTCGCGCTTCCCTTCAAGCTCCGCCTCAATGGCGAGATCCTGAGCTTCATCTCGACCACCATGGTGTTCGGCACGCCGGTCGACATCACGCTGCAGGAACTGGCGCTGGAGACCTTCTTCCCGGCCGATGAGCTGACCGCCGAGCGGATGCGGAAGATGGCAGCCAGTATGAAATAG